A single genomic interval of Microbacterium oleivorans harbors:
- a CDS encoding PP2C family protein-serine/threonine phosphatase, with translation MTSAAVQVGHGAATHAGLRGRANEDAYLAAAPVFVVADGMGGHEAGARASAAVVAEFQAFVGAPSVSNAEVRAAIARARSSVDALATGERAAGATLTGVVLTRVGDAGYWLVMNVGDSRTYRWSHGRLEQISIDHSVVQELVDAGRMDAGTAARHARRNEITRAIGAGSVGEADFWMLPAEGGDRILVCSDGLSTELDDERIARILADEREPQDAATRLVHEALLHGGRDNVTVIVVDALGDADELYDTVPAGGRSDDADIETRPRAAAGGSS, from the coding sequence GTGACGAGCGCGGCGGTGCAGGTCGGGCACGGGGCGGCGACGCACGCGGGCCTGCGCGGACGGGCCAACGAGGACGCGTACCTCGCGGCCGCCCCGGTGTTCGTCGTGGCCGACGGCATGGGCGGGCACGAGGCCGGCGCCCGCGCGAGCGCGGCGGTGGTCGCCGAGTTCCAGGCCTTCGTCGGTGCGCCGAGCGTGTCGAACGCCGAGGTCCGCGCGGCGATCGCGCGAGCTCGCAGCAGCGTCGACGCGCTCGCGACCGGGGAGCGCGCGGCCGGTGCGACCCTCACCGGTGTGGTGCTCACGCGGGTGGGCGACGCCGGCTACTGGCTGGTCATGAACGTCGGCGACTCGCGCACGTATCGCTGGTCGCACGGCCGCCTCGAACAGATCAGCATCGATCACTCGGTCGTGCAGGAGCTCGTCGACGCGGGGCGGATGGATGCCGGCACCGCGGCGCGGCACGCGCGCCGCAACGAGATCACGCGGGCGATCGGCGCCGGCAGCGTCGGCGAGGCGGACTTCTGGATGCTGCCCGCCGAGGGCGGCGACCGCATCCTGGTGTGCTCGGACGGACTCTCCACCGAGCTCGACGACGAGCGCATCGCCCGCATCCTCGCCGACGAGCGCGAGCCGCAGGATGCCGCGACGCGGCTCGTGCACGAGGCGCTGCTGCACGGCGGACGCGACAACGTCACGGTGATCGTCGTCGACGCGCTCGGCGATGCCGACGAGCTCTACGACACCGTGCCCGCCGGCGGTCGCTCCGACGACGCCGACATCGAAACCCGGCCGCGTGCGGCCGCAGGGGGGAGTTCCTGA
- a CDS encoding serine/threonine-protein kinase: protein MSAKRPPAPPPELPGFTYLELLGSGGFADVYLYEQQLPRRKVAVKVLLPDRLAGGSVEQFTAEANTMAMLSTHPAIVTIYQAGLAEDQRPYLVMENCPRPNLQVRYRAAAFSVAEALRVGIQVAAAVETAHRAGILHRDIKPANILVTEYNRPALTDFGIATTTEGADETAGMSIPWSPPEAFGDGPDSGVRSDVYALGATIYTLLAGRSPFEQPGGRNGAADLIQRIETTPLEPLDRADVPPSLQQALARAMAKSPAARFDSAVALARALQRVQIELAHSVTPIDILDDSPEADDDEDADGELTRVRGIVSIEPTTAPPAGSTRRRSSDGAGSPFAPAASGAAFAPPAEDQTVLRPSPTAGQDATVRRPRTLEPAAEQTVQRGSSPGARAAEPEAPTPSEPPGAGDALRTEARPGEPPARGSRAWLWIALGGAAAALVVAVVVVASLLQPAAPADPQASAPPTSEPQDPLAGFVPRVGDLAGAAAGADVVFTWTNPDPADGDTYLWYPVTLDGAGAPQRVEGETVTVPADPSGRTCIEVELVRSNGGAGDAVRGCTP, encoded by the coding sequence GTGAGCGCGAAGCGTCCGCCGGCGCCGCCGCCCGAGCTCCCCGGGTTCACCTACCTCGAGCTCTTGGGCTCGGGGGGCTTCGCCGACGTGTACCTCTACGAGCAGCAGCTGCCCCGGCGCAAAGTGGCCGTGAAGGTCCTCCTGCCCGACCGCCTCGCCGGCGGCTCGGTCGAGCAGTTCACCGCCGAGGCGAACACGATGGCCATGCTGTCGACCCACCCCGCCATCGTGACGATCTACCAGGCCGGCCTCGCTGAGGACCAGCGTCCGTATCTGGTGATGGAGAACTGCCCGCGGCCCAATCTCCAGGTGCGCTACCGCGCGGCGGCGTTCTCCGTCGCCGAGGCGCTGCGGGTCGGCATCCAGGTCGCGGCGGCCGTCGAGACGGCCCACCGTGCCGGCATCCTGCACCGCGACATCAAGCCGGCGAACATCCTGGTCACCGAGTACAACCGGCCCGCGCTGACCGACTTCGGCATCGCGACCACGACCGAGGGCGCCGACGAGACGGCGGGCATGTCGATCCCCTGGTCGCCTCCCGAAGCGTTCGGCGACGGCCCCGACTCCGGCGTGCGGTCGGACGTGTACGCCCTCGGCGCCACGATCTACACGCTGCTCGCAGGCCGCTCGCCCTTCGAGCAGCCCGGCGGCCGCAACGGCGCCGCCGACCTCATCCAGCGCATCGAGACCACGCCGCTCGAGCCCCTCGACCGCGCTGACGTGCCCCCGTCGCTGCAGCAGGCGCTCGCCCGGGCGATGGCCAAGAGTCCGGCGGCCCGCTTCGACAGCGCGGTCGCGCTCGCCCGTGCGCTGCAGCGCGTGCAGATCGAGCTCGCCCACTCGGTGACCCCGATCGACATCCTCGACGATTCCCCCGAGGCCGACGACGACGAGGATGCCGACGGCGAGCTCACCCGGGTCCGCGGCATCGTCAGCATCGAGCCGACCACTGCGCCGCCGGCCGGATCGACGCGCCGCCGGTCGTCGGACGGGGCGGGCTCGCCCTTCGCTCCGGCTGCCTCCGGTGCCGCTTTCGCGCCGCCGGCCGAAGATCAGACGGTGCTGCGGCCATCGCCGACCGCCGGCCAGGACGCGACGGTCCGTCGGCCGCGGACGCTCGAGCCCGCGGCCGAGCAGACCGTGCAGCGCGGCTCGTCGCCCGGCGCTCGAGCCGCCGAGCCGGAGGCGCCGACCCCGTCCGAGCCGCCCGGGGCCGGCGATGCGCTCCGCACCGAAGCCCGTCCCGGCGAGCCGCCCGCGCGAGGATCGCGGGCGTGGCTGTGGATCGCGCTCGGCGGGGCCGCAGCGGCGCTCGTCGTGGCGGTCGTCGTGGTGGCGAGCCTGCTGCAGCCCGCGGCGCCCGCCGACCCGCAGGCGAGCGCGCCGCCGACCAGCGAGCCGCAGGATCCGCTGGCCGGGTTCGTTCCGCGTGTCGGCGACCTCGCCGGTGCCGCAGCCGGCGCCGACGTCGTCTTCACCTGGACCAACCCCGATCCGGCCGACGGAGACACCTACCTCTGGTACCCGGTGACGCTCGACGGCGCCGGGGCTCCACAGCGAGTCGAGGGCGAGACGGTCACCGTGCCCGCCGACCCGTCGGGGCGGACCTGCATCGAGGTGGAGCTCGTGCGCTCGAACGGGGGAGCCGGCGACGCCGTGCGAGGCTGCACGCCCTGA
- a CDS encoding cation:proton antiporter has protein sequence MELLPGLILGVIAVAFSTSLSKRLGVAGPLILVAVGLAVSWLPILDDFEVDPELILVGVLPPLLYAAAVRLPAVEFRRDLPSISGLAVALVVISALAVGGFLTLVLPQLGFPLAVALGAVLSPSDAVATSIVKRLGISPRVVTILEGESLINDATALVLLRSAIAAVAGGFAFADTVGTFVWGIVAAVAVGVVVGMLNLRIRARMNTVAATALGFVVPFVAYLPTEHLGGSGLVAAVAAGITTGQGAARRFTAEQRVSDEINWRTVELVLEGGVFLIMGLELRGILDDNVEQQNGPGRAILLALASLAILLIIRAAYVAGLIFVQGRRARSRQRDRLEQISERLDSLPPDFAGRGRNPGATRRRLQDMRSRLTRAFNDLDYYEASPLGWKQGTIIVWAGMRGVVTLAAAQTLPRDTPERELLILTAFLVAVISLLLQALTLPGLVRLLRIPTGSTDPAALRAEHDALDGELRTAAIGRLADPTLSLDDGGRWDARALAIARRRLEQVADDDAGALARELQLLIIGAMRERLLELSADGAYSSEVLRESQRRLDAQQVSLEMRRNDI, from the coding sequence GATCCTCGTCGGCGTGCTGCCCCCGCTGCTGTACGCGGCGGCAGTCCGCCTCCCCGCGGTCGAGTTCCGCCGCGACCTCCCCTCGATCTCCGGACTCGCGGTCGCGCTGGTCGTGATCAGTGCGCTCGCCGTCGGCGGCTTCCTGACGCTCGTGCTGCCGCAGCTCGGATTCCCGCTCGCCGTCGCGCTGGGCGCCGTGCTGAGTCCCAGCGACGCCGTCGCGACATCCATCGTGAAACGCCTGGGGATCTCACCCCGCGTGGTGACGATCCTCGAGGGCGAGAGCCTCATCAACGACGCGACCGCGCTCGTGCTGCTGCGCAGCGCCATCGCCGCCGTCGCGGGCGGCTTCGCCTTCGCCGACACGGTCGGCACCTTCGTGTGGGGCATCGTCGCCGCCGTCGCCGTGGGGGTCGTGGTCGGCATGCTCAACCTGCGCATCCGCGCGCGCATGAACACGGTCGCCGCGACGGCCCTCGGATTCGTCGTGCCGTTCGTGGCCTACCTCCCCACCGAGCACCTCGGCGGCTCGGGACTGGTCGCCGCCGTCGCCGCCGGCATCACCACCGGACAGGGCGCCGCACGCCGGTTCACCGCCGAGCAGCGCGTCTCGGATGAGATCAACTGGCGGACCGTAGAACTGGTGCTCGAAGGTGGCGTCTTCCTCATCATGGGTCTCGAGCTGCGCGGCATCCTGGACGACAACGTCGAGCAGCAGAACGGTCCCGGGAGGGCGATCCTGCTCGCCCTGGCGTCTCTGGCCATCCTGCTGATCATCCGGGCCGCCTACGTCGCCGGACTGATCTTCGTGCAGGGCCGGCGTGCCCGAAGCAGGCAACGCGACCGACTGGAGCAGATCTCGGAGCGGCTCGACAGCCTGCCCCCCGATTTCGCCGGCCGCGGCCGCAACCCCGGCGCGACCCGGCGGCGCCTGCAGGACATGCGCAGCCGCCTGACCCGGGCGTTCAACGACCTCGACTACTACGAGGCCTCGCCGCTGGGCTGGAAGCAGGGCACCATCATCGTCTGGGCCGGGATGCGGGGCGTGGTGACGCTTGCCGCGGCCCAGACGCTGCCCCGCGACACCCCCGAGCGCGAGCTCCTGATCCTCACGGCGTTCCTCGTCGCGGTGATCAGCCTGCTGCTGCAGGCGCTCACGCTGCCCGGTCTGGTGCGGCTGCTGCGCATCCCGACCGGGAGCACCGACCCGGCGGCCCTCCGCGCCGAGCACGACGCGCTCGACGGCGAGCTGCGGACGGCGGCGATCGGCCGGCTGGCCGATCCGACGCTCTCGCTCGACGACGGCGGCCGGTGGGACGCCCGCGCCTTGGCCATCGCGCGTCGGCGCCTCGAGCAGGTGGCCGACGACGATGCCGGTGCTCTGGCGCGCGAGCTGCAGCTGCTGATCATCGGCGCGATGCGCGAGCGCCTGCTCGAGCTCTCGGCCGACGGCGCGTACTCGTCGGAGGTGCTCCGCGAGTCGCAGCGACGACTGGATGCGCAGCAGGTGAGCCTCGAGATGCGCCGGAACGACATCTGA
- a CDS encoding FHA domain-containing protein, producing the protein MPEVRYVPAAGAEAWRVALAPSALVALPANVSIPTVEAVWRRLGERGIGAVIEALTGAFGTSLAAIPDFVLAIAESDGVRVAVRGPVELVVETPDGPVAVSGAGVSTWAERHLPGARRASALFAAAADDTSSLPVVEGIVTADAVTLELVDTRPGARTAGAPAPAAPVPPVGEPESEPEPEPQLESEPEPQLEPEPEPQPVPQPESEPEPESEPEPELRPEPPAEPEPEVGDVESSSETVVPVDDTAAAEEHLMMWGETIVRPTPAALEPASEPTAASAPPVEPVDDATVVSEPPAFAGDHDGETIAVADIRSARRGDPAVFESTEIVPARRIPRGRIRISDGQLVELDTTVIVGRRPRSPRSSGDALPTLVAVESPEQDISRNHVEIRAEGEHVLVVDLDTTNGSVLLRGGNDPVRLHPSEPTMVVSGDVLDIGDGVTIAFEDLP; encoded by the coding sequence ATGCCCGAGGTCCGCTACGTTCCCGCGGCGGGAGCGGAGGCCTGGCGCGTCGCTCTGGCTCCCTCCGCGCTGGTCGCGCTGCCCGCCAACGTCTCGATCCCCACGGTCGAGGCCGTGTGGCGTCGCCTCGGCGAACGCGGCATCGGCGCGGTGATCGAGGCGCTCACCGGCGCCTTCGGGACCTCGCTCGCGGCGATCCCCGACTTCGTGCTCGCCATCGCCGAGAGCGACGGAGTGCGTGTGGCGGTGCGGGGACCCGTCGAGCTCGTCGTCGAGACGCCCGACGGCCCGGTCGCGGTGTCGGGTGCGGGCGTGTCGACCTGGGCGGAGCGTCACCTGCCCGGTGCCCGCCGGGCGTCGGCGCTGTTCGCCGCCGCGGCGGATGACACCTCGTCGCTGCCCGTCGTCGAGGGCATCGTGACCGCGGATGCCGTCACGCTCGAGCTGGTGGACACCCGTCCCGGTGCGCGCACGGCCGGGGCGCCGGCGCCCGCGGCACCCGTGCCGCCCGTCGGCGAGCCGGAGTCCGAGCCCGAGCCGGAGCCGCAGCTGGAGTCCGAGCCGGAGCCGCAGCTGGAGCCCGAGCCGGAGCCGCAGCCGGTGCCGCAGCCGGAGTCCGAGCCCGAGCCAGAGTCCGAGCCGGAGCCCGAGCTCCGGCCGGAGCCGCCGGCCGAACCCGAGCCCGAGGTCGGCGACGTCGAGTCCTCGTCCGAGACGGTCGTGCCGGTCGATGATACGGCGGCAGCCGAGGAGCACCTCATGATGTGGGGCGAGACGATCGTGCGCCCGACCCCGGCAGCGTTGGAGCCCGCCTCGGAGCCCACCGCCGCGTCGGCACCGCCCGTCGAGCCGGTCGACGATGCGACGGTCGTCTCGGAGCCTCCGGCGTTCGCCGGCGACCACGACGGCGAGACGATCGCGGTCGCCGACATCCGGAGCGCCCGACGGGGCGACCCGGCGGTCTTCGAGTCGACCGAGATCGTTCCGGCCCGCCGCATCCCGCGCGGCCGCATCCGGATCTCGGACGGTCAGCTCGTCGAGCTCGACACCACCGTGATCGTCGGGCGGCGCCCGCGTTCGCCTCGGTCGAGCGGTGATGCGCTGCCCACGCTCGTCGCCGTCGAGAGCCCCGAGCAGGACATCTCCCGCAACCATGTCGAGATCCGTGCGGAGGGCGAGCACGTGCTCGTCGTCGACCTCGACACGACCAACGGCTCGGTGCTGCTGCGCGGCGGGAACGACCCGGTGCGACTGCACCCCAGCGAGCCCACCATGGTCGTCTCGGGCGACGTGCTCGACATCGGCGACGGCGTGACGATCGCGTTCGAGGACCTGCCGTGA
- a CDS encoding FHA domain-containing protein: protein MSAIAFDTEPLGGIPEIRAGARALLAWDDGTRTAIYARTVFGRDPLRVSGVDAVVLRDETLTLSRTHFELVPLETGGLMIIDRASTNGVVLTRGIDAVPAEPGVATVLRSGDRIELGDRWLVVEVAR from the coding sequence GTGAGCGCGATCGCCTTCGACACCGAACCGCTCGGCGGCATCCCGGAGATCCGTGCCGGGGCTCGCGCCCTGCTGGCGTGGGACGACGGGACGCGCACGGCCATCTACGCGCGGACCGTCTTCGGTCGCGACCCGCTGCGCGTGAGCGGCGTCGACGCCGTGGTGCTGCGCGATGAGACGCTCACCCTGTCGCGCACGCACTTCGAGCTCGTCCCGCTCGAGACCGGCGGCCTGATGATCATCGACCGCGCCTCGACGAACGGCGTCGTCCTCACCCGTGGGATCGACGCGGTGCCGGCGGAGCCCGGCGTCGCCACGGTGCTGCGCAGCGGCGACCGGATCGAGCTCGGCGACCGGTGGCTGGTCGTGGAGGTCGCGCGGTGA
- a CDS encoding dehydrogenase gives MSTPTDDDRTTRPAADYAETRTIALPDPTTEELPDSFAALQPSPAWWAARPAGARLVGLVVSRDDMPSIVAQRDALSQFGVPIDGFRHPAPETGESWEERLTRLFGHLAGGDVVVVSDVHALGRDADEETRTIAELRRRAVIVKVLGSRQG, from the coding sequence GTGAGCACTCCGACCGACGACGACCGGACGACGCGACCGGCGGCCGACTACGCCGAGACGCGGACGATCGCCCTGCCCGATCCGACGACGGAGGAGCTGCCCGACAGCTTCGCCGCCCTGCAGCCGAGCCCCGCCTGGTGGGCGGCACGTCCCGCCGGCGCACGCCTGGTCGGGCTGGTGGTCTCACGAGACGACATGCCCAGCATCGTCGCCCAGCGCGACGCGCTGTCGCAGTTCGGTGTTCCGATCGACGGCTTCCGCCACCCCGCACCCGAGACCGGGGAGAGCTGGGAGGAGCGCCTGACACGTCTCTTCGGCCACCTCGCCGGCGGCGATGTCGTCGTGGTCTCGGACGTACATGCTCTGGGTCGCGACGCCGACGAGGAGACCCGCACGATCGCCGAGCTGCGCCGTCGCGCCGTCATCGTGAAGGTCCTGGGCTCGCGTCAGGGCTGA